A stretch of the Phycodurus eques isolate BA_2022a chromosome 15, UOR_Pequ_1.1, whole genome shotgun sequence genome encodes the following:
- the LOC133413388 gene encoding gastrula zinc finger protein XlCGF8.2DB-like, with protein MEQHLQLLSNSERKLQNEALPPDVLKVIVVKEERQEWSSGTEEEEEPRAAPVKDEENELREADRNDVSSTGVPVKSEDGEPHTSLRASRAERDGGSETDPRLDPPSSPSSETDDSDETNERLASGEARRHAGEKRFSCSECDNTFDHKRNLKRHMRRHTGEKPFCCPVCGKTFRQRSNLVVHSRTHTGVKPFSCSLCDTSFSQRISLVLHVRTHTGEKPFPCSVCGERFSRKGTVMSHMRRHTGEKPFGCAACAKRFAFKCQVSKHKCAGAHSGGK; from the exons ATGGAACAACACCTGCAGTTGCTTTCCAATTCTGAACGGAAACTGCAAAACGAAG CGTTGCCGCCGGACGTCTTGAAAGTGATCGTCGTCAAAGAGGAGCGGCAGGAGTGGAGCTCCGGcacggaggaagaggaggagccgCGGGCGGCCCCCGTTAAGGACGAAGAGAACGAACTCAGGGAGGCGGATCGCAACGACGTCTCGTCGACAGGCGTCCCGGTGAAGAGCGAAGACGGCGAGCCTCACACGTCGCTCCGAGCCAGCCGGGCGGAACGGGACGGAGGGTCAGAAACGGACCCTCGTTTGGATCCGCCGTCGTCGCCCTCGTCTGAAACGGACGACAGCGACGAGACAAACGAACGTCTGGCGAGCGGGGAGGCGAGACGCCACGCCGGCGAGAAACGCTTCAGCTGCTCCGAATGCGACAATACCTTCGACCACAAGCGCAACCTGAAGAGACACATGCGGCGGCACACGGGCGAGAAACCCTTCTGCTGCCCGGTGTGCGGCAAAACATTCCGTCAGCGCTCGAACTTAGTGGTGCACTCGCGCACTCACACGGGGGTGAAGCCTTTCTCCTGCTCGCTGTGCGACACCAGCTTCAGCCAGCGCATCTCGCTGGTGCTGCACGTGCGGACGCACACCGGAGAGAAGCCCTTCCCGTGCTCGGTTTGCGGCGAGCGCTTCTCTCGGAAGGGCACCGTGATGTCGCACATGCGCCGCCACACCGGCGAGAAACCCTTCGGCTGCGCCGCGTGTGCCAAGCGCTTCGCGTTCAAGTGTCAGGTGAGCAAGCATAAGTGCGCCGGGGCCCACAGCGGCGGCAAATGA
- the LOC133413392 gene encoding histone H2B 1/2-like yields MPEPAKPAPKKGSKKAVTKTASKPGKGKRRRGRKESYAIYVYKVLKQVHPDTGISSKAMSIMNSFVNDIFERIASEASRLAHYNKRSTITSREIQTAVRLLLPGELAKHAVSEGTKAVTKYTSSK; encoded by the coding sequence ATGCCTGAGCCAGCGAAACCAGCACCCAAGAAGGGGTCCAAGAAAGCGGTCACCAAGACCGCCAGCAAGCCCGGTAAGGGCAAGAGAAGGCGGGGGAGGAAGGAGAGCTACGCCATCTACGTGTACAAGGTCCTCAAGCAGGTCCACCCCGACACCGGCATCTCGTCCAAGGCCATGAGCATCATGAACTCGTTTGTCAACGACATTTTCGAGCGCATCGCCTCCGAAGCTTCTCGCCTGGCTCACTACAACAAGCGCTCCACCATCACGTCCAGGGAGATCCAGACCGCCGTCCGCCTCCTGCTGCCCGGCGAGCTGGCCAAGCACGCCGTGTCCGAGGGCACCAAGGCCGTCACCAAGTACACCAGCTCCAAGTGA
- the LOC133413391 gene encoding histone H2B-like, translated as MPEPAKSAPKKGSKKAVTKTASKPGKGKRRRGRKESYAIYVYKVLKQVHPDTGISSKAMSIMNSFVNDIFERIASEASRLAHYNKRSTITSREIQTAVRLLLPGELAKHAVSEGTKAVTKYTSSK; from the coding sequence ATGCCCGAGCCAGCCAAGTCCGCGCCCAAGAAGGGCTCCAAGAAAGCGGTCACCAAGACCGCCAGCAAGCCCGGCAAGGGCAAGAGAAGGCGGGGGAGGAAGGAGAGTTACGCCATCTACGTGTACAAGGTCCTCAAGCAGGTCCACCCCGACACCGGCATCTCGTCCAAGGCCATGAGCATCATGAACTCGTTCGTCAACGACATCTTCGAGCGCATCGCATCCGAAGCTTCTCGCCTGGCTCACTACAACAAGCGCTCCACCATCACGTCCAGGGAGATCCAGACCGCCGTCCGCCTCCTGCTGCCCGGCGAGCTGGCCAAGCACGCCGTGTCCGAGGGCACCAAGGCCGTCACCAAGTACACCAGCTCCAAGTGA
- the LOC133413390 gene encoding histone H2A-like: MSGRGKTGGKARAKAKTRSSRAGLQFPVGRVHRLLRKGNYAQRIGAGAPVYLAAVLEYLTAEILELAGNAARDNKKTRIIPRHLQLAVRNDEELNKLLGGVTIAQGGVLPNIQAVLLPKKTEKAGKTK, from the coding sequence ATGTCAGGTAGAGGGAAAACCGGCGGTAAGGCCCGAGCAAAGGCCAAGACTCGCTCATCCCGGGCCGGACTTCAGTTCCCGGTGGGTCGTGTCCACAGACTGCTCCGCAAAGGCAACTACGCTCAGCGCATCGGTGCCGGCGCCCCCGTCTACTTGGCGGCCGTACTCGAGTACCTGACCGCCGAGATTCTGGAGTTGGCCGGCAACGCCGCCCGCGACAACAAGAAGACCAGAATCATCCCTCGTCACCTGCAGCTGGCCGTCCGCAACGACGAGGAGCTCAACAAGCTTCTCGGTGGGGTCACCATCGCCCAGGGTGGAGTTCTGCCCAACATCCAGGCCGTGCTTCTGCCCAAGAAGACCGAGAAAGCCGGCAAGACAAAGTAA
- the LOC133413393 gene encoding histone H4, whose product MSGRGKGGKGLGKGGAKRHRKVLRDNIQGITKPAIRRLARRGGVKRISGLIYEETRGVLKVFLENVIRDAVTYTEHAKRKTVTAMDVVYALKRQGRTLYGFGG is encoded by the coding sequence ATGTCGGGTCGAGGAAAAGGAGGCAAAGGTTTGGGGAAAGGCGGCGCCAAGCGTCACCGCAAAGTTCTCCGCGACAACATCCAGGGCATCACCAAGCCCGCCATCCGCCGCCTGGCTCGCCGCGGCGGAGTCAAGCGCATCTCGGGCCTCATCTACGAGGAGACCCGCGGCGTGCTCAAAGTCTTCCTGGAGAACGTCATCCGCGACGCCGTCACCTACACCGAGCACGCCAAGAGGAAGACCGTCACCGCCATGGACGTCGTGTACGCCCTCAAGAGACAAGGACGCACTCTGTACGGTTTCGGAGGTTAA
- the LOC133413385 gene encoding oocyte zinc finger protein XlCOF6-like — MEQQEPESPDRKDEDAEPPHINVKHESPNIEGEEEDPDIKEEQELQNPHIKKEEEESRYIKEGDVITESLLPSYLLKSEDEGQPEENRGAEPPSQHVTTDGGGDHLEGSRAGSLSAPLSDSHDTTSHSPHTDENEQSEVWKCSQCEETFVSKSLLETHWTLHTVEKPFACSDCDKRFSTKKGLTMHTRTHTGEKPFHCLVCGKRFSCSLTLSRHNRTHTGEKPFACSVCGKRFSSKEYVKIHTRTHTGEKPFACSVCGQRFAHKVHLRRHTRTHTGEKPFACSDCGKRFSRTGDLKIHTRTHSGEKPFACSDCGKTFSTKQYINVHTRTHTGEKPFVCTVCGQSFAYKGSLSSHTRTHTGEKPFVCSVCGQCFSCRRALSRHTRSHPGEKTFDSRNTRTHTGEKRFNCSVCGKRLSCSLTLSRHTRIHTGEKPYVCSVCGQRFSSKACLKTHTRTHTGEKPFVCLVCGKRFYQKPHLISHTRTHTGEKPFPCSVCGRRFSAKISLNRHTRTHTGEKPFACLVCGQRFSERGSLKTHRRTHTGEKPFACSVCGQCFSVKGHLRAHARTHTGEKPFACSVCGKRFSRKEQIKRHKCAGENSSDH; from the coding sequence ATGGAGCAGCAGGAGCCTGAGTCTCCTGACAGAAAAGACGAAGATGCAGAGCCGCCCCACATTAACGTGAAGCACGAATCTCCTAACATcgagggggaggaagaggacCCTGACATTAAAGAGGAGCAGGAGCTGCAGAACCCTCACAtcaaaaaggaggaggaagagtccCGATACATTAAAGAGGGGGATGTTATCACAGAGTCTCTTCTGCCGAGTTACCtattgaagagtgaagatgaaggtcaacCTGAGGAGAacagaggggcggagcctccaagTCAACACGTGACAACAGACGGTGGTGGAGACCACCTTGAAGGATCACGAGCAGGCAGCCTCTcagctccactatcagatagtcACGACACCACGTCACActctcctcacactgatgaaAATGAACAGTCTGAAGTCTGGAAATGTTCTCAATGTGAGGAAACATTTGTCTCCAAGTCTCTTTTGGAAACACATTGGACACTACACACTGTAGAAAAACCTTTCGCATGCTCAGATTGTGACAAAAGGTTCTCGACAAAGAAAGGTTTGACAatgcacacaagaacgcacactggagagaaaccttttcattGCTTAGTGTGCGGTAAACGTTTTTCTTGTAGCCTCACTTTAAGCAGACACAacagaacccacactggtgagaagccttttgcatgctcagtttgtggcaaaaGATTCTCTTCAAAGGAATAcgtaaaaatacacacaagaacgcacacaggcgagaaaccttttgcatgctcagtttgtgggcaaagGTTTGCTCATAAGGTACACTTgagaagacacacaagaacacacactggcgagaaaccatttgcctgctcagattgtggcaAAAGATTTTCTAGGACGGgagacttaaaaatacacacaagaacacacagtggtgaaaaaccttttgcatgtTCAGATTGTGGCAAAACATTCTCTACAAAGCAATACATAAATGTACACAcgcgaacacacactggtgagaaaccttttgtctgcacAGTTTGCGGGCAAAGTTTTGCTTATAAGGGAAGTTTAAGttcacacacaagaacccacactggcgagaaaccttttgttTGCTCAGTGTGCGgtcaatgtttttcttgtagACGTGCTTTAAGCAGACACACAAGATCCCACCCTGGTGAGAAAACCTTTGATAGCAGaaacacaagaacccacactggtgagaaacgtTTTAACTGCTCAGTCTGCGGTAAACGTTTATCTTGTAGCCTCACTTTAAGTAGACACACAAGaatccacactggtgagaaaccttatGTTTGTTCGGtgtgtggccaaagattctcttcgaaagcatgtttaaaaacacacacaagaacacacactggagagaagccttttgTCTGtttagtttgtggtaaaagattctatCAGAAACCACACTTAATatcacacacaagaacccacaccggagagaaaccttttccctgcTCAGTGTGCGGTCGAAGATTCTCTGCGAAGATAAGCTTAAatagacacacaagaacacacactggtgagaaaccttttgcctgcttagtatgtggtcaaagattctctgaaaggGGGAGCTTAAAAACACATagaagaacgcacactggcgagaaaccctttgcctgctcagtttgtggtcaatgTTTCTCTGTTAAGGGACACTTAAGAGCacacgcaagaacacacactggtgagaaaccttttgcatgctcagtttgtggcaaaaGATTCTCTCGTAAGGAGCAGATTAAgagacacaagtgtgctggtgagaataGCAGCGATCATTGA
- the LOC133413387 gene encoding zinc finger protein OZF-like, which translates to MCARTKVKYEEELCATKEENERQRQRLDAVLKNPRVVLHRADASVKNLRPDQQGPEFPDIKEEDEEPHHVKKEEQLLCIKEEEDIAELPVTGVLLKSEDEGQYEGNGGAEPPSSSSSQHMRTEGDGDHCGLLAPISDSDDLTSHSSDHNDDDEDDEEQSEGDVTRHTGKKRWKCSQCKKTFSSKSVLKKHTIVHTGEKPFTCSFCGQRFSQKVNLKIHTRTHTGEKPFVCSFCGQRFSQKVNLKIHTRTHTGEKPFACLICGQSFSIKAKLTRHTRTHTGEKPFACSICGHRFCQKEYLKTHTRTHTGEKPFACTVCGQTFFQKVNLKIHTRTHTGERPFACTVCGRRFSHKQTLKIHTRTHTGEKPFVCSVCGQRLSSKECLRRHTRMHTGEKPFACSVCEQRFSRNDQLKRHKCAGKKSGDR; encoded by the exons atgtgtgcaCGAACCAAAGTaaagtacgaggaggaactttgtgcgacaaaagaggagaacgagCGACAACGTCAACGACTGGACGCTGTTTTGAAGAATCCTCGTGTTGTGTTAcacagagcag ACGCCAGTGTAAAAAATCTTCGTCCTGACCAGCAGGGGCCCGAGTTCCCTGACATTAAAGAGGAGGACGAAGAGCCCCATCACGTCAAAAAGGAGGAGCAGCTGCTCTgcatcaaagaggaggaggatatcGCAGAGTTGCCAGTGACTGGTGTCCTTTTGAAGAGCGAAGACGAAGGTCAATATGAGGGGAACGGAGGGGCGGAGCCTCccagcagcagctcaagtcaacacatgagaACAGAAGgggatggagaccactgtggccTCCTCGCTCCAatatcagatagtgacgactTAACATCACACTCATCTGatcacaatgatgatgatgaagatgatgaagaacAGTCTGAAGGTGATGTGACACGTCACACTGGGAAAAAacgctggaaatgttctcagtgtaaGAAAACGTTTTCCTCCAAGTCTgttttgaaaaaacacacaatagtccacactggagagaaaccttttacctgctcattttgcggtcaaagattctctcagaaagtgaacttaaaaatacacacaagaacccacactggtgagaaaccctttGTCTGCTCattttgcggtcaaagattctctcagaaggtgaacttaaaaatacacacaagaacacacactggtgagaaaccttttgcgtGCTTGATTTGCGGTCAATCTTTCTCGATTAAGGCAAAGTTAACAaggcacacaagaacccacactggtgagaaaccttttgcctgctcaattTGCGGCCACAGATTCTGTCAGAAGGAATacttgaaaacacacacaagaacacacactggcgagaaaccttttgcctgcacagtttgtggtcaaacattCTTTCAGAAGgtaaacttaaaaatacacacaagaacacacaccggtGAAAGACCTTttgcctgcacagtttgtggtcgaCGATTCTCTCACAAGCAaaccttaaaaatacacacaagaacacacactggcgagaaaccttttgtctgctcagtgTGTGGCCAAAGATTGTCTTCAAAGGAATGCTTGAGAAGACACACAAGAatgcacactggagaaaaaccctttgcATGCTCAGTCTGTGAGCAGAGATTCTCTCGTAACGATCAGCTTAAgagacacaagtgtgctggGAAGAAGAGCGGCGACCGGTGA
- the LOC133413384 gene encoding gastrula zinc finger protein XlCGF57.1-like: MFATTTAEYAEELYGAKEEKGRQRRLPDAFPKHPRALLHAADVREKYLGPEQEEPEFPDVKEEDKEPRHIKTEEAEEPLDVKEEEDFTEMPVTCFVLKSEDEGQAEENRWAEPPSSSSGQRMTTEGDANHCGGSRADSHLAPISDSDDITSHSHDTDDDDDDDEQSEGGLTSNANKRWKCSQCGETFVSKSLLKTHLIRHTLEKPFACSDCGKMFSHKGHLNTHTRIHTGEKPFACLICGQRFSQKGTLKTHKGTHTGEKPFACSVCGQRFSIKGSLKIHTRTHTGEKPFSCSMCGKRFAHKGSLRSHIRTHTGEKPFVCSVCGQSFSEKVYLDIHRRSHTGEKPFVCSVCGQSFSQKVHLRRHTRMHTGEKPFACSVCGQRFSEKGTLKTHTRTHTGEKPFSCSVCGQGFSLKGNLRRHTRTHTEDKTIACSVSNQRLSHKGATGTHTREKHFACSFCGQKCAHKGSLTSHTLTHTGEKPFACSLCEQTFSTKGVLNRHIRTHTGEKPFACSVCGQGFSETGSLKIHNRTHTGEKPFACSVCGQKFSRQGTLKNHTRTHTGEKPFACSVCSQKFSRKGTLKIHTRMHTGEKPFACPDCGKRFSRKEQLKKHKCAGENNSDQ, translated from the exons ATGTTCGCAACAACCACAGCTGAGTACGCGGAGGAACTTTATGGAGCAAAAGAGGAGAAAGGGCGTCAACGTCGACTACCCGACGCGTTTCCCAAGCATCCTCGAGCTTTGTTGCACGCAGCAG ACGTCAGGGAAAAATATCTCGGTCCCGAGCAGGAGGAGCCCGAGTTCCCTGATGTCAAAGAGGAGGACAAAGAGCCCCGTCACATCAAAacggaggaggcggaggagccGCTCGAcgtcaaagaggaggaggatttcacAGAGATGCCAGTGACTTGTTTCgttttgaagagtgaagatgaagggcAAGCTGAGGAGAACAGAtgggcggagcctccaagcagcagctcaggTCAACGCATGACAACGGAAGGCGACGCtaaccactgtggaggatcacgaGCAGACAGCCACTTGGCTCCAATTTCCGACAGTGACGACATAACGTCACACTCTCatgacactgatgatgatgatgatgacgacgaacAGTCTGAAGGTGGTTTGACATCGAACGCTAACAAACGCTGGAAATGTTCCCAGTGTGGGGAAACGTTTGTATCCAAGTCTCTTTTGAAAACACATCTGATACGTCACACtttagaaaaaccttttgcGTGCTCAGATTGCGGCAAAATGTTTTCTCATAAGGGACACTTGAATACACACACAAGAAtccacactggcgagaaaccttttgcctgcttaaTCTGTGGTCagagattctctcagaagggaaccttaaaaacacacaaaggaaCTCACACTGGCgagaagccttttgcctgctcagtttgtggtcaaagattctctataaagggaagcttaaaaatacacactagGACACACACGGGAGAGAAACCGTTTTCCTGCTCAATGTGTGGAAAAAGATTTGCTCATAAAGGAAGCTTAAGATCACAcataagaacacacactggtgagaaaccttttgtctgctcagtttgtggtcaatcATTCTCTGAAAAGGTATACTTAGATATTCATAGAAGAAGtcacactggcgagaaaccttttgtgtgctcagtttgcggtcaaagttTTTCTCAGAAGGTACACTTGAGAAGACACACAAGAAtgcatactggagagaaaccttttgcctgctcagtttgtggtcaaagattctctgagaaGGGaactttaaaaacacacacaagaacacacactggagagaaaccgtttTCCTGTTCAGTGTGTGGGCAAGGATTTTCTCTGAAGGGAAACTTaagaagacacacaagaacacacactgaaGATAAAACTATTGCCTGTTCAGTAAGCAATCAAAGATTATCTCATAAGGGAGCCACAGGAACACACACTAGAGAGAAACACTTTGCCTGCTCATTTTGTGGGCAAAAATGTGCTCATAAGGGCAGCTTAACATCACACACATTAACGCACACaggcgagaaaccttttgcctgctcactTTGTGAGCAAACATTCTCAACAAAGGGAGtcttaaatagacacattagaacacacactggtgagaaaccttttgcatgctcagtttgtggtcaaggATTCTCTGAAACGGgaagtttaaaaatacataatagaacccacactggtgagaaaccttttgcctgctcagtttgtggtcaaaaatTCTCTCGGCAGGGAACCTTAAAaaatcacacaagaacacacactggtgagaaaccttttgcctgctcagtttgcagtCAAAAATTCTCTCGTAAG